Proteins encoded together in one Microcaecilia unicolor chromosome 3, aMicUni1.1, whole genome shotgun sequence window:
- the LOC115466469 gene encoding uncharacterized protein ZSWIM9-like: MWSSTVMDEKELHGKEFCSWEEFSLFFDSWCEQRKVLFFVKNSLPLSKCKWACDPPRPEVVDALKYSSVRLVCKDRKGAASKMEPGDPKMQNQDMEKKGTVGCTATIVLKMNHEKDRLVVTDSQLTHSHPLCPIEFSYYFRKGFLMANSCLPVRTTNKISKQFVGAQEIQRLLSYCKTRDNGVQDTLKALDSLFTDDPGAKVKLVFVENKVVIQTVFFLTSMMRSFCQCFPLVLFFDHMVSFNEEFDLYTVLCMDAFGQGRDCAYCVTQKGTPNVLRFTLASLLQSVPDMKFKVRCVTLGVEIKELEVVKELLPHARVHIFRTQVLEILFTKAQEMGAPEDEKVWPLLCELAESSSLTAYSEALRKMDVILPENFMKYYREHWHPCCEMWVEYGSFEKVRDIDASELINQHKQKLLAGLNLCSTVAQCILDLVTIQTSKEEVKTLNEEEVATRYHSICNPESASLIKEELSFATYRAYNIRETRESFVLYDGVSEFSMDLSLTSCSCSIHTSSLLPCRHLFATRLRNGEPLFDMSLLQKNKTAV; the protein is encoded by the exons TCAAGCACCGTAATGGATGAGAAGGAGCTTCACGGGAAGGAGTTTTGCTCCTGGGAGGAGTTCAGCTTATTCTTCGACAGCTGGTGCGAGCAAAGGAAAGTTCTCTTCTTTGTCAAGAACTCTCTACCGCTCAGCAAGTGCAAGTGGGCCTGTGACCCTCCAAGGCCTGAGGTGGTGGATGCCCTGAAGTACAGCTCCGTCCGCCTCGTCTGCAAGGACAGAAAAGGCGCTGCCAGCAAAATGGAGCCAGG AGACCCAAAGATGCAGAACCAAGACATGGAAAAGAAGGGGACTGTTGGCTGTACAGCCACGATAGTCCTAAAGATGAATCACGAGAAGGACCGTCTGGTGGTCACCGACAGTCAGCTGACTCACAGCCACCCCCTGTGCCCCATTGAGTTTTCCTACTACTTCAGGAAGGGTTTTCTCATGGCAAATTCTTGCCTCCCTGTACGCACCACAAACAAGATCTCCAAGCAATTTGTGGGCGCTCAGGAAATTCAGCGTCTGCTAAGCTACTGCAAAACCCGAGACAATGGGGTTCAGGACACCCTGAAGGCACTGGACAGCCTTTTCACTGATGACCCTGGGGCCAAGGTCAAGCTGGTGTTTGTGGAAAACAAGGTGGTCATCCAAACGGTCTTCTTCCTCACCTCTATGATGAGGTCCTTCTGCCAGTGCTTCCCATTGGTTCTCTTCTTTGACCACATGGTAAGCTTCAATGAGGAGTTTGACCTCTACACAGTGCTGTGTATGGATGCCTTTGGGCAGGGGCGGGACTGTGCCTACTGTGTGACGCAGAAAGGGACACCAAACGTGCTACGCTTCACCCTCGCCTCGCTTCTGCAGAGTGTGCCAGACATGAAGTTTAAAGTGCGGTGTGTGACCTTAGGGGTGGAAATCAAAGAACTAGAAGTAGTAAAGGAACTGCTACCACATGCCAGGGTCCACATCTTTCGCACTCAAGTCCTGGAGATCTTGTTCACCAAAGCCCAGGAAATGGGAGCACCAGAGGATGAGAAGGTGTGGCCCCTTCTCTGTGAACTAGCTGAGTCCAGTTCTTTGACAGCTTATAGTGAGGCACTGAGAAAGATGGATGTCATCTTGCCCGAGAACTTCATGAAGTACTACCGTGAGCATTGGCATCCATGTTGTGAGATGTGGGTGGAATATGGGTCCTTCGAGAAAGTACGGGACATTGATGCTAGTGAACTCATCAACCAGCACAAACAGAAGCTGCTAGCAGGCCTCAATCTCTGCTCAACAGTAGCCCAGTGTATCTTGGACCTGGTGACCATCCAGACCTCAAAGGAAGAGGTGAAGACTCTCAATGAGGAGGAAGTGGCCACCCGCTACCACAGCATCTGCAACCCAGAGTCAGCCAGCCTAATCAAGGAAGAGCTGAGTTTCGCCACATATAGGGCCTACAACATCAGGGAAACTAGAGAGAGTTTTGTCCTTTACGACGGTGTCTCTGAGTTCTCCATGGACCTGAGCCTAACCTCCTGCAGCTGCTCCATCCACACCTCCAGCCTCCTGCCTTGCCGGCACCTCTTTGCTACTCGTCTGCGGAATGGGGAGCCTCTCTTTGATATGTCCCTCCtccagaaaaataaaacagcTGTATAG